A genome region from Maylandia zebra isolate NMK-2024a linkage group LG6, Mzebra_GT3a, whole genome shotgun sequence includes the following:
- the LOC101482971 gene encoding epithelial membrane protein 1: protein MLMLAAIVVLHITTIILLLVAAIDNAWWVDDLVSADLWGRWDLSNNVWHYTNLKGYPEDYLQAVQATSVLACVFTILALFVFVAQLFTLPKGMRFTFTGILQIIACLCIMTGASIYTAKLHVNDTSGGYGHCYILAWISFVLTFILALTYFILRKKKE, encoded by the exons ATGTTGATGCTGGCAGCAATCGTTGTTCTGCACATAACCACCATCATCCTGCTCCTGGTGGCCGCCATTGACAAT GCCTGGTGGGTCGACGATTTAGTGTCAGCTGACCTGTGGGGCAGGTGGGACTTATCAAACAATGTGTGGCATTACACAAATCTGAAAGGCTACCCAGAAG ATTATCTCCAGGCGGTGCAGGCCACTTCAGTGCTGGCCTGCGTTTTCACCATCCTTGCCTTGTTTGTATTTGTGGCCCAGCTGTTCACCCTGCCCAAAGGAATGAGGTTCACCTTCACTGGCATTTTACAGATAATCGCCT GCCTTTGCATAATGACAGGAGCCTCAATCTACACAGCCAAGCTCCATGTCAATGACACATCTGGAGGTTACGGACACTGCTACATCCTGGCGTGGATCTCGTTTGTCCTCACCTTCATCTTAGCGCTCACCTATTTCATCCTGCGTAAGAAGAAAGAGTGA
- the f8a gene encoding 40-kDa huntingtin-associated protein isoform X2, which yields MLFRLNARRFLRKPNVAEASEQFGQLAKELKQQDCLQYAAFCNLAMARCEQTLFNAPGEALALTDAARLFLSSEKENRALQAPGFDEHLQAALNCYSFATKVYIEMNQPVMAASLCLELGNALKEINRPGEAIVHYQRAAELQTQTPIEALLSMGEMATCKILTRDYDGALSVFTEMQLICQEKGLQLPGSITPVGAFLDIVAKCEISRVLLLMLLEPPPQKLLPEHAQTLERYAWESFDPHSQLTFLPENVFLLLQSVVMACQEKDTESLKSLQTELWPFLTAEQNHLLHLVVQERITPSGQGI from the exons ATGTTATTTAGACTGAATGCGAG gCGTTTTCTTCGGAAGCCCAATGTGGCAGAGGCAAGTGAGCAATTTG GTCAGCTGGCAAAGGAGCTGAAGCAGCAGGACTGCCTTCAGTATGCTGCCTTCTGTAACCTGGCCATGGCTCG GTGTGAGCAGACTCTCTTTAATGCTCCTGGAGAGGCACTGGCATTAACTGACGCTGCTCGCCTcttcctctcatctgagaaggaGAACAGGGCACTGCAGGCTCCAGGCTTTGATGAACACCTCCAGGCTGCACTCAACTGCTACAGCTTCGCCACTAAG GTGTATATTGAGATGAACCAGCCTGTGATGGCAGCCAGCCTGTGTTTGGAACTTGGCAACGCGCTCAAG GAGATTAACAGACCAGGAGAGGCTATTGTTCATTATCAGAGGGCTGCAGAGTTACAGACGCAAACACCCATCGAAGCTTTGCTGTCAATGGGAGAAATGGCCACGTGTAAAATCCTCACCC gtgATTATGAcggtgctttgtcagtgttcaCAGAGATGCAGCTGATCTGTCAGGAGAAAGGACTGCAGCTACCAGGCTCCATCACCCCTGTTG GTGCCTTTTTGGACATTGTGGCAAAATGTGAGATATCCAGGGTGCTTCTGCTCATGTTGCTTGAG CCTCCACCTCAGAAGTTGTTACCAGAACACGCCCAGACCCTGGAGAGATACGCGTGGGAGTCCTTTGATCCTCACAGCCAAT TGACCTTCCTGCCTGAGAATGTTTTCCTGCTCCTGCAGTCCGTAGTG ATGGCGTGTCAGGAGAAAGACACAGAGTCTCTAAAGTCTCTTCAGACTGAGCTATG GCCGTTTCTGACAGCTGAGCAGAACCATCTTCTCCACCTGGTGGTTCAGGAGCGCATCACGCCGTCTGGTCAAGGCATTTAA
- the f8a gene encoding 40-kDa huntingtin-associated protein isoform X1, translated as MAAEGDFLARYRAVSNKLKKRFLRKPNVAEASEQFGQLAKELKQQDCLQYAAFCNLAMARCEQTLFNAPGEALALTDAARLFLSSEKENRALQAPGFDEHLQAALNCYSFATKVYIEMNQPVMAASLCLELGNALKEINRPGEAIVHYQRAAELQTQTPIEALLSMGEMATCKILTRDYDGALSVFTEMQLICQEKGLQLPGSITPVGAFLDIVAKCEISRVLLLMLLEPPPQKLLPEHAQTLERYAWESFDPHSQLTFLPENVFLLLQSVVMACQEKDTESLKSLQTELWPFLTAEQNHLLHLVVQERITPSGQGI; from the exons ATGGCTGCGGAGGGCGATTTTCTGGCGAGATACCGAGCTGTgtcaaataaactgaaaaa gCGTTTTCTTCGGAAGCCCAATGTGGCAGAGGCAAGTGAGCAATTTG GTCAGCTGGCAAAGGAGCTGAAGCAGCAGGACTGCCTTCAGTATGCTGCCTTCTGTAACCTGGCCATGGCTCG GTGTGAGCAGACTCTCTTTAATGCTCCTGGAGAGGCACTGGCATTAACTGACGCTGCTCGCCTcttcctctcatctgagaaggaGAACAGGGCACTGCAGGCTCCAGGCTTTGATGAACACCTCCAGGCTGCACTCAACTGCTACAGCTTCGCCACTAAG GTGTATATTGAGATGAACCAGCCTGTGATGGCAGCCAGCCTGTGTTTGGAACTTGGCAACGCGCTCAAG GAGATTAACAGACCAGGAGAGGCTATTGTTCATTATCAGAGGGCTGCAGAGTTACAGACGCAAACACCCATCGAAGCTTTGCTGTCAATGGGAGAAATGGCCACGTGTAAAATCCTCACCC gtgATTATGAcggtgctttgtcagtgttcaCAGAGATGCAGCTGATCTGTCAGGAGAAAGGACTGCAGCTACCAGGCTCCATCACCCCTGTTG GTGCCTTTTTGGACATTGTGGCAAAATGTGAGATATCCAGGGTGCTTCTGCTCATGTTGCTTGAG CCTCCACCTCAGAAGTTGTTACCAGAACACGCCCAGACCCTGGAGAGATACGCGTGGGAGTCCTTTGATCCTCACAGCCAAT TGACCTTCCTGCCTGAGAATGTTTTCCTGCTCCTGCAGTCCGTAGTG ATGGCGTGTCAGGAGAAAGACACAGAGTCTCTAAAGTCTCTTCAGACTGAGCTATG GCCGTTTCTGACAGCTGAGCAGAACCATCTTCTCCACCTGGTGGTTCAGGAGCGCATCACGCCGTCTGGTCAAGGCATTTAA
- the nfam1 gene encoding NFAT activation molecule 1 → MESQPFWTLFFKLTWIPAFFLLTVCSAMDSPSISLEREVFVAFRGENLNITCNLIKAVNQTEDGCLTCFDPKNKTIYNNTIPTMDTKQERFSWHLELKNLKLSGLYSCQYQTVKVDWFLRVTDEGYKEPVNTEFIIMAIFTGVLLIFSVLGSVYVFRGHWTEKHGAGEKKQKQSQEEKKVTKKEDDSLDATAAQSYYASLEPRPRSIYDVLDSSPARRENDQDKAKPMKKEPPKKAAQKTKDKDEGVFESVYENF, encoded by the exons ATGGAATCTCAACCGTTTTGGACCCTTTTCTTCAAGTTGACATGGATACCTgcatttttccttctcactgtctgTTCAGCAATGGATTCACCAA GTATCAGTCTGGAGCGCGAAGTCTTTGTGGCCTTTAGAGGTGAAAATCTCAACATTACATGCAATTTGATCAAAGCAGTAAACCAAACGGAAGATGGCTGCTTGACATGCTTtgatccaaaaaacaaaacaatatacAATAATACCATCCCCACAATGGATACCAAACAGGAAAGATTTTCCTGGCATCTGGAGCTGAAAAACCTGAAGCTTTCAGGACTTTACTCCTGCCAGTATCAAACGGTGAAGGTGGATTGGTTTCTTCGAGTGACAG ATGAAGGCTACAAGGAACCTGTTAACACAGAGTTCATCATCATGGCCATTTTCACGGGTGTGCTGTTGATCTTCAGTGTGCTCGGCTCGGTGTATGTCTTCAGAGGACATTGG ACTGAGAAACATGGAGCTGgcgagaaaaaacaaaagcaaagccaAGAAGAGAAGAAGGTGACAAAGAAGGAGGACGATAGCTTGGATGCAACAGCAGCTCAGTCCTACTATGCC AGTCTAGAGCCTCGTCCCAGGTCTATTTATGATGTACTGGACAGCTCACCTGCCAGAAGAGAGAATGACCAAGACAAAGCCAAACCCATGAAAAAGGAACCACCCAAAAAG GCAGCGCAAAAGACAAAAGACAAGGATGAAGGTGTTTTTGAGTCTGTTTATGAGAACTTTTAG
- the LOC143419014 gene encoding uncharacterized protein LOC143419014 — MGPHSLLMALMVVATATGAYAAEEENEVDYGYWNYREGAESVNVASVRSVTRVLDAWGKRIFSEIKTLLHSQPSTLLPDYSRVRPLSESVNDLFREVSLLHRRIAELSHRLATLEPFLRRYGYQGEDGEDEEEEAEGRRAHSLKGKVASLARYTPRSAVSVSPPRGSRVVRRRRVRVLKNRGVKLVKSDT; from the exons ATGGGCCCTCACTCTCTGTTGATGGCGCTGATGGTGGTTGCCACAGCAACTGGGGCCTATGCAGCCGAGGAGGAGAATGAAGTGGATTACGGGTACTGGAACTACAGAGAGGGAG CTGAGAGCGTGAATGTGGCCTCAGTGCGCAGTGTGACCAGAGTTTTAGATGCCTGGGGAAAACGCATCTTCAGTGAGATCAAAACTCTGCTGCACTCACAGCCCAGCACGCTGCTGCCCGACTACTCCAG GGTGCGCCCTCTGTCCGAGTCTGTCAACGACCTCTTCAGGGAAGTCTCTCTGCTGCACCGACGCATCGCCGAGCTCTCTCATCGCCTAGCAACGCTGGAACCATTTCTCCGTCGCTACGGCTACCAGGGGGAGGAtggggaggatgaggaggaggaggcggaagGCAGGCGGGCTCACAGCCTGAAAGGGAAGGTGGCGAGTCTGGCCCGATACACCCCGAGGAGCGCAGTGAGCGTGAGCCCGCCCAGAGGGAGCAGGGTGGTGAGGAGGAGGCGGGTGAGAGTCCTGAAGAATAGGGGAGTGAAGCTGGTCAAGAGTGACAcatag